A DNA window from Haloferax volcanii DS2 contains the following coding sequences:
- a CDS encoding outer membrane protein assembly factor BamB family protein encodes MPSYSRRDALKTIPALAAGLAGCASLTGRDDSLPMPTAWTADVRTPTRAVRPPSGPLLVGTESQFRDDPMVSALDPATGEERWAVTGGKGRRSPLGFDDRHAYLFSRAERATAVDYEAGERAWSTELTGVDRADPGVVQYPPAVAGDTVFVGSATEELLALDAATGEVRWRAPLQNTVFSRPLVADGRVYVGGADYFLYAFDAASGTRLWRDELAAPVTRGPTRVDDRLVTVVGSDILVRGHSGTVPFDPTALYVHATDGTLVDEQLFERTPDGGRVNWAVAVGGGVYVGQEWQLARLAPEVLDAE; translated from the coding sequence ATGCCCTCCTATTCGAGACGCGACGCGCTGAAGACGATTCCGGCGCTCGCCGCCGGTCTCGCCGGCTGTGCGAGCCTCACGGGCCGCGACGACTCGCTTCCGATGCCGACCGCGTGGACGGCGGACGTGCGGACTCCGACCCGCGCCGTTCGGCCGCCGTCCGGCCCCCTGCTCGTCGGGACTGAGAGCCAGTTTCGTGACGACCCGATGGTGTCCGCGCTCGACCCCGCGACCGGCGAGGAGCGCTGGGCGGTGACCGGTGGCAAAGGCCGCCGGTCGCCCCTCGGCTTCGACGACCGCCACGCCTACCTGTTTTCGAGGGCGGAGCGGGCCACGGCGGTCGACTACGAGGCGGGCGAGCGAGCGTGGTCCACCGAACTGACGGGCGTCGATAGAGCCGACCCGGGCGTCGTTCAGTACCCGCCGGCCGTCGCCGGCGACACCGTCTTCGTCGGGAGCGCGACCGAGGAACTGCTGGCGCTCGACGCGGCGACCGGCGAGGTTCGGTGGCGCGCGCCGCTCCAAAACACCGTGTTCTCTCGGCCGCTCGTCGCCGACGGCCGCGTGTACGTCGGCGGCGCGGACTACTTCCTGTACGCCTTCGACGCCGCGTCCGGCACCCGACTGTGGCGGGACGAGCTCGCCGCCCCCGTGACCCGTGGGCCGACCCGCGTCGACGACCGACTGGTGACCGTCGTGGGGTCGGACATTCTCGTCCGGGGGCACAGCGGGACCGTCCCGTTCGACCCGACCGCGCTGTACGTCCACGCGACCGACGGGACGCTCGTCGACGAACAGCTGTTCGAGCGAACTCCCGATGGCGGCAGAGTGAACTGGGCTGTCGCCGTGGGCGGTGGCGTCTACGTCGGACAGGAATGGCAACTCGCTCGCCTCGCCCCGGAGGTGCTCGATGCCGAGTGA
- a CDS encoding outer membrane protein assembly factor BamB family protein encodes MLSRREVLAAGGAALVSGVAGCGGSSPAPDATFDAPTTAWPTAGYDPQATGRAPDGPTEGTVSWSVSRSSADPPLYGALSPPVVADGTVYVTGVATHYYRPDDFVSPLAAIDAASGSVRWVEGFADGLGGGPAVVDDDSGTVVIGGYDGALHAVGSDGGNEWTADLGGRLGTPTAYGDRLYVESGSGRLHAVGSDGSRLWTADRPGPAERLLGPDEPVETTMPVADDRGVYAAFTPFDREREAVVVLGYDHGGGRRWRTVLDGRYGRSPNGLAVTDDALYATVGGTVYALDPDTGEQRWQFVTGSAAAGPPTVDDERVYVGAKNLYALSRSEGVERWRVVNEAPPSHGRDPTALPYLARPPVADGRVYIRTGAVSAADGTRQWGGDADEWLRSGNYFAEPYYGRPVASPVVTGDAMYLTHAHRGVVKVA; translated from the coding sequence ATGCTCTCCAGACGAGAGGTACTGGCCGCGGGCGGAGCCGCGCTCGTGAGCGGGGTCGCTGGCTGCGGCGGTTCGTCGCCGGCCCCGGACGCGACGTTCGACGCGCCGACGACGGCGTGGCCGACCGCCGGCTACGACCCGCAGGCGACGGGTCGCGCCCCCGACGGCCCGACCGAAGGAACCGTCTCGTGGAGCGTCTCGCGGAGTTCCGCCGACCCACCGCTCTACGGCGCGCTGTCCCCGCCGGTCGTCGCTGACGGCACGGTCTACGTCACTGGGGTCGCCACCCACTATTACAGGCCGGACGACTTCGTGAGCCCGCTGGCCGCAATCGACGCCGCGTCCGGGTCGGTCCGGTGGGTCGAAGGCTTCGCGGACGGCCTCGGCGGCGGCCCCGCGGTCGTCGACGACGACTCAGGAACCGTCGTCATCGGCGGGTACGACGGCGCGCTCCACGCCGTCGGGAGCGACGGGGGGAACGAATGGACCGCGGACCTCGGCGGCCGACTCGGTACGCCGACGGCGTACGGGGACCGGCTGTACGTCGAAAGCGGGAGCGGTCGCCTGCACGCCGTCGGAAGCGACGGGAGCCGGCTGTGGACCGCCGACCGACCGGGGCCGGCAGAGCGCCTCCTCGGTCCGGACGAACCGGTCGAAACCACGATGCCCGTCGCCGACGACCGCGGCGTCTACGCCGCCTTCACGCCGTTCGACCGGGAGCGCGAGGCGGTCGTCGTTCTCGGCTACGACCACGGCGGCGGGCGGCGCTGGCGGACGGTGCTCGACGGGCGGTACGGCCGGTCACCCAACGGCCTCGCCGTCACCGACGACGCGCTGTACGCGACCGTCGGCGGAACCGTCTACGCGCTGGACCCCGACACCGGCGAGCAGCGGTGGCAGTTCGTGACCGGCTCGGCGGCGGCAGGCCCGCCGACGGTCGACGACGAACGAGTCTACGTCGGCGCGAAGAACCTCTACGCGCTCTCGCGGAGCGAGGGCGTCGAACGGTGGCGCGTGGTGAACGAAGCGCCGCCGAGCCACGGCCGCGACCCGACGGCGCTCCCGTATCTCGCTCGTCCGCCCGTCGCCGACGGGCGGGTCTACATCCGAACCGGAGCGGTCTCCGCCGCCGACGGGACGCGGCAGTGGGGCGGCGACGCCGACGAGTGGCTCCGGAGCGGGAACTACTTCGCCGAGCCGTACTACGGCCGACCGGTGGCGTCGCCGGTCGTCACCGGGGACGCGATGTATCTGACCCACGCGCACCGCGGGGTGGTGAAGGTCGCATGA
- a CDS encoding outer membrane protein assembly factor BamB family protein: MPSEPPERSGSAGNRNRHVSRRAVLGGLAAVGSLAVAGCGSIPGLGGRRPVWRRDIDGAYMAGPPATTDELVLVGMQDKALYGLRREDGSTAVRFETGGPIETRPVTPSSGGPYHVHSTDGDLYAVDAAGDELWRDEGTARRARLVRTDSLVAELDFAPPENTLTGYDPQTGDRRFDRAVSSHSLNGVTDDSLVVPVPVGGSDSRVVSLSPADGSVRWRTEPRRWYSNVVADSRLVVAARDGTLAAYEPSDGSARWRVPIGDVGRTMVLGSQAYLARDREDGRQELLAFDRETGEKRWANPTGYQIRAVEATDDAVFVGTRVDDPDGGVLGQIDCFGLDGTRRWQTVTGLPSVDSLGVTDSRVVAVWDRGFEVLARDTGASRWSYEPESASRLSFRVESASVFVSYVDDGEAARFPLD, translated from the coding sequence ATGCCGAGTGAGCCGCCGGAACGGTCGGGTTCGGCCGGGAATCGGAACCGACACGTCTCCCGCCGCGCGGTGCTCGGCGGGCTCGCGGCCGTCGGTTCGCTCGCGGTCGCCGGCTGCGGTTCGATTCCCGGACTCGGCGGGAGACGGCCCGTCTGGCGACGCGACATCGACGGTGCGTACATGGCCGGTCCGCCCGCCACCACCGACGAACTGGTTCTCGTCGGGATGCAGGACAAGGCGCTGTACGGCCTGCGGCGCGAAGACGGGTCGACCGCCGTCCGGTTCGAAACGGGCGGCCCGATAGAGACGCGACCCGTCACCCCTTCGTCCGGCGGTCCGTACCACGTCCACAGCACCGACGGCGACCTCTACGCCGTCGATGCGGCGGGCGACGAACTGTGGCGCGACGAGGGCACGGCGCGCCGGGCGCGACTCGTCCGCACCGACTCGCTCGTCGCTGAACTCGACTTCGCGCCCCCCGAGAACACGCTCACGGGCTACGACCCCCAGACCGGTGACCGACGCTTCGACCGGGCTGTTTCCTCGCACTCCCTCAACGGCGTCACCGACGACTCGCTCGTGGTTCCCGTGCCGGTGGGCGGGAGCGACTCGCGCGTCGTCTCGCTTTCGCCGGCGGACGGGAGCGTCCGGTGGCGAACTGAGCCCCGACGGTGGTATTCCAACGTGGTCGCGGACTCTCGACTCGTCGTCGCCGCGAGAGACGGGACGCTGGCAGCCTACGAGCCGTCAGACGGGAGCGCTCGGTGGCGCGTCCCCATCGGCGACGTGGGACGGACGATGGTGCTCGGGTCGCAGGCGTACCTCGCCCGCGACCGGGAAGACGGGCGGCAGGAACTGCTCGCGTTCGACCGCGAGACCGGCGAGAAACGGTGGGCGAACCCCACCGGCTACCAGATTCGAGCGGTCGAGGCCACGGACGACGCGGTGTTCGTCGGGACCCGCGTCGACGACCCCGACGGCGGGGTTCTCGGCCAAATCGACTGCTTCGGCCTCGACGGGACGCGGCGGTGGCAGACCGTGACCGGACTCCCGTCCGTCGACTCACTCGGCGTCACTGACTCTCGTGTCGTCGCCGTCTGGGACCGCGGCTTCGAGGTGCTGGCCCGAGACACCGGCGCGTCGCGGTGGTCGTACGAACCGGAATCGGCCAGTCGGCTCTCGTTCCGCGTCGAGTCGGCGTCGGTGTTTGTCTCGTACGTGGACGACGGCGAAGCCGCGCGGTTCCCGCTGGACTGA
- a CDS encoding ABC transporter substrate-binding protein → MGEVAFDGPPERWTALLPTFADMAFALGGGQTLGIQNHDRFASEAFEELPGIDFDADDTVELVADGVSKELFYEMNADVHFIDPHILRLWYGWDQSDVDEIADNVGPFFGNFIRRHSDDWHDYRYYTLYEAFGLMAEVFQAQDRYQAFVELHEEMLALVDEHLPPADQRPTALLVYPADGAGFQFYPFRFDDGGVSTKQWRDLGLTDALAATDVGHYSFSDRGTLDIEALMEIDPEVLLVRNYGGASESTFQKEVVEPLQDQAGSHSLQAVEDDAVYSAGYLDQGPIINFYHTDRAAKDIYTDSFENVTLFDRERVAEIVHGNI, encoded by the coding sequence ATGGGTGAGGTTGCGTTCGACGGCCCGCCCGAGCGGTGGACCGCATTACTACCCACTTTTGCGGATATGGCGTTCGCACTCGGTGGTGGACAGACGCTTGGTATTCAGAACCACGACCGTTTTGCGAGCGAGGCCTTCGAAGAGCTTCCCGGGATAGACTTCGACGCAGATGACACCGTGGAACTGGTTGCCGACGGTGTGAGTAAGGAACTGTTCTATGAGATGAACGCGGACGTTCATTTCATAGACCCCCATATACTGCGACTCTGGTACGGCTGGGATCAGTCTGACGTCGATGAGATTGCGGACAACGTCGGCCCGTTCTTTGGCAACTTTATCCGCCGCCACAGCGACGACTGGCACGATTACCGTTACTACACCTTGTACGAGGCCTTCGGACTGATGGCTGAGGTCTTTCAGGCACAGGACCGATACCAGGCATTCGTCGAACTCCACGAGGAGATGCTTGCGTTGGTCGATGAGCACTTGCCGCCAGCCGACCAGCGTCCAACCGCCTTACTGGTATATCCGGCCGACGGAGCGGGCTTCCAGTTCTACCCGTTCCGGTTTGATGACGGGGGAGTCAGCACTAAGCAGTGGCGTGATCTCGGGCTGACCGATGCGCTTGCGGCGACGGATGTCGGTCATTACAGTTTCTCTGACAGGGGGACGCTCGATATCGAAGCCCTGATGGAAATCGACCCCGAGGTGCTGCTGGTGCGAAACTATGGCGGGGCGTCCGAGTCAACGTTCCAGAAGGAAGTCGTCGAACCACTCCAAGACCAAGCGGGGTCTCATAGCCTGCAGGCGGTTGAGGACGACGCGGTTTACAGTGCCGGTTACCTTGACCAAGGGCCAATCATCAACTTCTACCATACCGACCGGGCGGCGAAAGATATCTACACGGACTCGTTCGAGAACGTGACGCTATTCGACCGTGAACGCGTCGCAGAAATCGTCCACGGAAACATCTGA
- a CDS encoding HEAT repeat domain-containing protein gives MDDTRRASPLERLVEAAETRTDDEVSDSLGELLTASPEDRKRALRELRDLANDRPTAFESFMPAVTPFLTDDERAVRLLTAKALVAVAEADSDAVAPAVSALAERLADEDEFYYVRARSAEALGYVALDHPDAVASPAVLADLRVGLSFDEPEVKQKLAKALECVALGDPGRLRHRVSALAEHLDDGDELVRYHLCTAIAGVGCDSPDSLAAVRGALSARLVDENAFVRGRAAEALGLLAGERGDRRDHGESVAVPDSALGAESDEAAAFVAERVGFLRASMEGDTAAAASTVEGVGTLAGVRRTTADAVTEITSPDAEGVCPHCGIDLAEGAPPMCPSCGAPY, from the coding sequence ATGGACGACACACGCCGCGCGTCTCCGCTGGAGCGCCTCGTCGAAGCGGCCGAAACCCGAACTGACGATGAGGTGAGCGACTCTCTCGGGGAACTCCTGACGGCGTCGCCGGAAGACCGAAAGCGGGCGCTCCGCGAACTTCGAGACCTCGCGAACGACAGGCCGACCGCGTTCGAGTCGTTTATGCCTGCGGTCACGCCGTTTCTCACCGACGACGAGCGCGCCGTTCGACTGCTGACCGCGAAGGCGCTCGTCGCGGTCGCGGAGGCCGACTCCGACGCGGTCGCGCCCGCGGTTTCGGCGCTCGCCGAGCGCCTCGCCGACGAAGACGAGTTCTACTACGTCCGCGCGCGGTCGGCCGAGGCGCTGGGCTACGTCGCGCTCGACCACCCCGACGCGGTCGCCTCGCCGGCGGTGCTCGCGGACCTCCGCGTCGGCCTCTCGTTCGACGAACCCGAGGTGAAACAGAAGCTGGCGAAGGCGCTCGAATGCGTCGCGCTCGGCGACCCCGGGCGGCTTCGCCACCGCGTCTCGGCGCTCGCCGAACATCTCGACGACGGGGACGAACTCGTCCGGTACCATCTCTGTACGGCGATTGCGGGCGTCGGCTGCGATTCGCCCGACTCGCTCGCGGCGGTTCGCGGGGCGCTCTCTGCTCGGCTCGTCGACGAGAACGCCTTCGTCCGGGGCCGCGCCGCCGAGGCGCTCGGGCTGTTGGCCGGTGAGCGCGGCGACCGCCGTGACCACGGTGAATCGGTGGCGGTTCCGGACTCGGCGCTCGGTGCGGAGTCCGACGAGGCGGCCGCGTTCGTCGCCGAACGAGTCGGGTTTCTTCGGGCGTCGATGGAGGGCGATACCGCGGCTGCGGCGTCGACGGTCGAGGGCGTCGGCACGCTCGCCGGCGTTCGACGCACGACCGCGGACGCAGTCACCGAGATAACGTCGCCCGACGCAGAGGGTGTCTGTCCCCACTGCGGTATCGACCTCGCCGAGGGCGCGCCGCCGATGTGTCCGAGCTGCGGCGCTCCGTACTGA
- a CDS encoding PAS domain S-box protein: MSELVDEVVVLYVDDDEDFTELTAAFLERECDRFRVETATSVAEGLNRAGDSTFDCVVSDYDMPERDGLDFLEALREDAPDLPFILFTGEGSEEVASDAISAGVTDYLQKEQGTSQYTVLANRIENAVERHRSQRALEASEQRLSLFIEQSPLGVLEYDSDFQIIGLNERGEEILGYTEEELRGHSWEVIVADDSYDNVDAVTDQLAVAEGGYHSIDENVRKDGEHIRCEWHNRVITDDDGEVVGIISLFQDVTERVRRENELERTNALLSTLIRSLPVGVLAENSDRTVLAINDRLLELFGISEPSTELIGADCRELARKTSELVVDSEGFVERVDELIAGTESVHNESVALTNGRTLNRSYEPIELPDGTGHLWMYRDTTEQREREQQLQRQNERLSEFASVVSHDLRNPLNVAAGNVELAREDHESDQLATAARALARIDDLIDDLLTLARKGDNVGEREPVSLGTLVTDCWETIETGDAELQTDLTATVVADRSRLQQLIENLVRNSIEHGGDGVVVTVGELPDGFYVEDDGVGIAADRRDSVFQAGQTTSRTGTGFGLAIVKQVAEAHGWTVSVTESDGGGARFEITGVTFAAADR; encoded by the coding sequence ATGAGCGAGCTAGTGGACGAAGTGGTCGTCTTGTACGTCGACGACGACGAGGATTTCACCGAACTGACGGCGGCGTTCCTCGAACGGGAATGCGACCGGTTTCGCGTCGAGACGGCCACGTCCGTCGCCGAGGGACTCAATCGCGCGGGGGATTCGACGTTCGATTGTGTCGTATCGGACTACGACATGCCCGAGCGCGACGGGTTAGACTTTCTCGAAGCCCTCCGCGAGGACGCACCCGACCTCCCGTTTATTCTCTTTACCGGCGAAGGAAGCGAGGAGGTCGCCAGCGATGCCATCTCCGCGGGCGTCACCGACTATCTCCAGAAAGAACAGGGAACCAGCCAGTACACCGTGCTCGCGAACCGTATCGAAAACGCAGTCGAGCGGCACCGCTCGCAACGCGCGCTCGAAGCGAGCGAACAGCGCCTCTCGTTGTTCATCGAACAGTCACCGCTCGGCGTCCTCGAATACGACAGCGACTTCCAGATCATCGGGCTCAACGAGCGCGGCGAGGAGATTCTGGGCTACACTGAGGAAGAACTCCGCGGCCACAGTTGGGAGGTCATCGTCGCGGACGACAGCTACGACAACGTCGACGCCGTCACGGACCAGCTCGCGGTCGCGGAGGGCGGCTACCACAGCATCGACGAGAACGTCCGGAAAGACGGCGAACACATCCGCTGTGAGTGGCACAATCGAGTCATCACCGACGACGACGGCGAGGTCGTCGGCATCATCTCGCTGTTCCAAGACGTGACCGAACGCGTCCGCCGCGAGAACGAACTCGAACGAACCAACGCGCTGCTCTCGACGCTCATCCGGTCGCTCCCGGTCGGCGTCCTCGCCGAGAACAGCGACCGGACCGTCCTCGCGATTAACGACCGACTGCTCGAACTGTTCGGCATCTCGGAACCGTCGACGGAACTCATCGGCGCTGACTGCCGAGAGTTGGCACGGAAGACCAGCGAACTCGTGGTCGATTCGGAGGGCTTCGTCGAGCGCGTCGACGAACTAATCGCCGGGACAGAGTCGGTCCACAACGAGTCAGTCGCCCTGACGAACGGTCGGACGCTCAACCGAAGCTACGAACCGATCGAACTCCCCGACGGGACCGGCCATCTCTGGATGTATCGCGACACGACCGAGCAACGCGAGCGAGAACAGCAGCTTCAGCGCCAAAACGAGCGACTGAGCGAGTTTGCGAGCGTCGTCAGCCACGACCTCAGAAACCCGCTGAACGTCGCCGCGGGGAACGTGGAACTGGCTCGTGAAGACCACGAGAGCGACCAGCTCGCGACTGCCGCTCGAGCGCTGGCCCGTATCGACGACCTCATCGACGACCTGCTCACGCTCGCCCGGAAAGGCGACAACGTCGGTGAACGAGAACCGGTGTCGCTGGGGACGCTCGTCACCGACTGCTGGGAGACCATCGAAACGGGTGACGCCGAACTCCAAACCGACCTGACGGCGACGGTCGTCGCCGACCGGAGTCGGCTCCAACAGCTCATCGAGAACCTCGTCAGAAACAGCATCGAACACGGTGGCGACGGCGTGGTGGTCACGGTCGGCGAACTCCCCGACGGGTTCTACGTCGAGGACGACGGGGTCGGCATCGCGGCCGACCGACGCGACAGCGTCTTCCAAGCCGGACAGACGACGTCACGGACGGGAACCGGGTTCGGGCTCGCTATCGTGAAGCAGGTCGCGGAGGCCCACGGCTGGACGGTCAGCGTCACCGAGTCAGACGGTGGTGGCGCGCGGTTCGAGATTACGGGCGTCACGTTCGCTGCGGCCGACAGGTGA